The genomic segment AGAGAACCTGAGACAATGAGAGACCATGGGCACCATTCTTTTGAGGTTCCTTCCCATGTGTGTAATTTCAATGCAGGAAGACACTGCTTGTGCAAGTGTTGCCACTGCACAAATGGTGATCCATGAAGAAAACCTTGCCTTTCACATCTACAACAGCAACATTTGTGTAGGCGACTTTATTTTCTATATTACTATGtgtacaggatttttttttaaccaaaaaggATGCCAGCCTCTATGTTTAAAAGAATTATTAGTGTAGATATTGCAGTTCTCCTGTCATAATGATAAAGCAACAAACTTTATCAgatagttttatttttgttactctGTTTTCTCTCAAATAACCCACACAAAGCTTCCGCAGGTCAAAACGAACAAACCAAGGTCAATTTCTGAATTGTGACAAAGACGTCACACATAAAACATAATGACTTCTCTCTACTTAATGATTAATTCAGCCCCATAACTTTTACAGCTTATTTATTGTtcagcagtggttaaactgtcaTTATCTTAACAGAAGTTCTACTATAAACACTGTCCATTAAACTGCACAGTCcatatacaatattctcaagtcACAAATGGAGAATCTTCAAAAGGTGAAAACCTTAGTAATACCTTAAACTGGTGGTCCTGAATTGTGTTTCAATAAACTTTTGACTTCCATGGAAACTTAACAAGAGGTATTTAGTAAGATCAATAAGAGCAAATAAGCTTCCCTGAAATATAGTTTTCTTTCCACTATTAATTCTTCTTAGAAATGTGCAACTATGGAGGAGTACTggagggaagactccctggaaaagaccctgatgttgggaaagagtgaaggcaagaggagaaggggatgacagaggacgagatggctggacagtgtcattgaagcgaccaacatgaatttgactcaactccgagaggcagtggaagacaggagggcctggcgtgctctggtccatggggtcacgaagagtcggacacgacttaacaactaaacaacaactgggtGCTACTCAGTGATAACAGGTAGTGGCTCTTTCTCTTTCAAACTGGCTTCCTTACTGATTTCTCCTCCTGTCCTTGCTGAACCCTCCCTTGTTCTTCTAGGACTTGGAAAGCTTGCTTTAGGTAAGCCAAATACGGCTGCAACAGCAGAGGTGGTTTACAGATTTGTTTGACTGTCCTGAGGGACGAACTGCCCTGCATCCCCCTTCCTTCTTGCTGAAGCTCAGGGTCTGAGCAAGCCTTCTCTTGGTGACTGGGCCAGACTTGAGCAATTAAAATTGGTATTCTCTCAATCCACTCTCGCAGTTCTCGTTTCCTTGCCCACCAATCCCTCTTAGGAAGGCTTTAGGAGGCAGTCTTGACTCGTGCAGCCTTTCTGCTTCTGCTCTGGGCACTCTCAAAGTGACTAGCTCACGAGTCCAGGGATTCTTTCATTCTACATAGGATATTCCCAGCCCTATTGACATTCAGTTGCTTACTTTCAAGACTGTCACTGTCCATCCAGCAAGCCTCTATTTCCTACTTCTCATCTTTCCAGTTCTCATCCTCCTCTCCTATAtctgtttcccttctttttccccatctcttgTCTTTGTCCGTTTCTAGAatcttcctcccttttctcctctccttcttctccctcctctagGAGTCCTTCCTCGTTCACCTTCTCTGGCCctttttctatcttttctgtctctcctctctgttccatatctagtcgtgccccactttacgattaccccacattacgacaaatccgcttcatgacgacgtttttgcaattgcttttgcaatcgcaaaatgatggtctaaatgtgggaatttcgctttgcaatgatcggttccctgcctcgggaaccgattcttcacaatacgacaatctttacagctgattgtcgggttttcaaaatggccaccgggtaatgaaaatggctccccgctgtgtttagggatggattcctcactatacaggcaccgaaaatggccgccgtatggaggatcttcactggacggtgagtttttagcccactggacgGTTTTTAGCCCATTGAACCGTTTTCAATGCGCTTCaataggctttttatttttgctttacgacatttttgcttaacagcgatttttctggaacggattatcgccattaagtgaggcaccactgtatatctctccCTATATCTACAGGAGAAGCAAACATAGGGAAATCCTCCTTGGCCATTTGGACATGAGGTTGTCCTCCAGCAGGAACATCACGGGCTTGCCTTCTTTCTCCTCACAAATCCCAGCAAAATCAAATATAAGAATTCACCTATAGTTTGATCATTAGACTCTAAAGCCCTAGATATTGCTATACTTCCACAAAAAGGAGTCAGCCAATCACCTGACcgttccttttgtccttttctgcaaCTTTTACAATTCTATGTGTCCAACATAACATATGTACTTACATCTAATCCTGGCTTCCAAGTTTATATTCTAGAAAACACTGGCTAAATCAAAGCTGCCTCTCTCCCAACTGCGAGTAGTTTTCAAACAAGAGAACTCTTGAAAAGACTTTGTCACCCAAAGCTAATCTTTGGACGATGTAGTTGATAACCACACACTGCCTTTATACAATTCAAGTGTCAAGGCTGCAGCTCAAAGAGcgatttaaatgtttttactgCCTTTCTCATGAGCCAGACCTCAAAGTGTATACAGTACTGTCTGGCTTTCATAATCAGCTTGGAATCCTAATGTTTGATTAAACAGTTTGCATTCACCAAAACAGACTTTTCATCATGTGCTTTaaacacaagaaagaaagaaagaaagaaagaaagaaagaaagaaagaaagaaagaaagaaagaaagaaagaaagaaagaaagaaagaaagaaagaaagaaagaaagactctgAAAACAAAATGTACTATCTACTTCAACCATGGTAATTCCATGAATCACTATTATAATTAAATGCCACCACTTTGAGTCAGATTAACCATCTTCTATGTACAGAGTCATATCAAATTAAATAGGCGAATCCTGCCATGGTGCAGATATTTGGCATATTTCCTCCTTTAAATTTCTCTTTAAGAGAAAGTGTAGGCTTTTTCTAATATTGGGGATATTTAACATGTTAGTTTAGGAGAGATGACTTGCACACAGTCCTACAACAGAGGATGCCTATGTGCTACACAAAATCCATCCATCCCAAACCTGATATTGTCTGTATTTCAGTGacaactcccattattcctgGCTGGCAGCCATGCTGGTTGTGGCTGATGGTTGCTGTTGAGAAGTAAGagggtaattttttttcctaggtGACCATAATTGGAAATATGGAACTGAAGCAATAGGGGggaaagtgtttatttatttaatttgtttgtttgtttgtttgtttcatatatataccccgcctatctggtcattgcgaccactctaggcagcttacaacataaattgtaaaataaatatatatataacataatttacataattaaaaatatgttcaATTAAATAATGTTCTGGGCTGCCTTAAATTAAGGGAGCACTTAATGGTTTCATCCAGTTTCATGATCTACACTGAGCAACACTAAACCTCCTACATTTCAGGGTAAAGGCCTCACTAAGGGCTAGAACAGTGTCTCCTAAGCTTTGAAGTATCACtgtcaattcatttttgttttttgtttttacctttatGCTTAACCATCACCAAATCctctttgaacaacaacaacaaaatcaggtCACAATGTATTGAAACATAAACTCAAAAACCCAATGAAATATCTACTGCAGAAATTTGCTTGAGACGAATTATATGTATCCTCTTCTGGATGAAAATCTCTTAAACATTAACTCAAGAACATCAGGAAACATCTATCACAGAAATGTTtatgtttcggggggggggaatcaggtttagaaaaaaaatcagaaaagaaaagaaaaagggaaatttcAGCCTTGCATCCCCAAAGATGTTCGCTGTTGTGTGTTTCATGCTATAGCACTTTGCCTTCTAAAATACTGAATCACATTTTTTGGCAAACGAAAGAAattcaagaggaaggaaaggtaGTGAGTTCATGTCCTTGATTCTCTCTTCATCTTAGGGCACAGCTTAATGCAAAGGCAGCTCTTAATGAAATTCCTTCAAAACGTAAAGCAATGCTTTCTAATTTCCTCACTTAATTTAATGTCACAGCTGCCCCATTAATGCCAGCAGCTATTAGATACTTAAACAACCAGCTTGTTGAAGTGCAATTTTATCATATAGTGGCATCTCTCCACTCCTCCCTTCCCTGATTTTGATAATGTCTCATAATGGCAGGGAGGGTGCAATTTAAAATCTCTGAAAGCCATCAGACCCTTAATCATCTTCGCAAAATGAGTACATTTAGCGCCttttgcattaaaaacaacagccaaACATCTGATACAAGCATGAAGTTCAGGTCTACTCTATGTTTCCATACCAAGTTTATATCTACAGTTATCATGCCACTTGCAAATTGCCAAATTCATACGTTTGtgtgttgttttgaaaaaaacaacaaaaaaacacaccttccCTTAAATAAAACATAGAGGAGAAGAAACATAACGGTATTCCATCTGTCTAGTAGCTTGTTCTGCACACCTAATTTTAGTTTAAGGGACTTCATGTTCTTCACTGGGTCAAGAGTGCACTGCCTGCCTAGCCCCGTGACCGATATAATTTATGGTTATCGCTACATAATATACACACAGTAATGGAGTCACATATAGGCCTCCATTTCCTATTCATGGAGAGCAGTGCAAATACAAAAGAAAGTGTGCGTTTCCCCATCTCCACTGGGATACATATAAATGAGCAATCAAACATTTTTCGCTCCTGCAAGTAAATACATACAGACCAGCAGACAGATTTCACTCATACCAAGATCATTAAAGAAAAACGGAACCTGGTTACTTAATACAAGAAAGAGTTTTTGCAACAGACTGGCAGTGCTGTCCAATATATGAATGTAACATATTTCATAAATAATGGAACATCTTGGAGACGATATAGACTGGATTTGGCATAACCAGACGACAGAATAATAAAACGAACACTTAATCCGCACTTGAGTAGACTCTTTGAAATAATGGCATGTTAATGCTTAAATAAGACTCATTGATTGAATGGATCTGCTCTAGTTAGAACTAACGATTTAACTCAGTATGGCAAGAGAGAGATGCTAAGAAAGAGAAATGGCAAAATAAATCCACTTAGCATCTACGCTTTCTACTAGGTTCCAAGCAAGATatgtgtgatttttcttttcatttttgcaatGACATCTTTCAGAGAAACCAAAGAGCAACTTACCTGTTTCTTCATCTATGTTAAACCGACCAAGTCCACTACCATCCCGGATAGAATACTGGATCTCGCCATCCCTGCCGGAATCATCGTCCCTAGCTGTCACTTGTAAAACGCTTGTTCCAATGCGTGAGTTTTCCTTTACAGATCCAATGACCGCAAAGTCGGAAAAATAAGGGGTGTAGAGATTTTCGTTCACATCCACAATTTCAACCTCTACGAAGGAAATCGAGGACAGAGAAACGGGACGCCCTTTATCCTTTGCTCTTACAGTGAGGTTGTAAAACTGTTGCTTCTCATAGTCAAGTTCTTTGCTTAGCCGGATGGCCCCACTGGCTTTGTCTATTTCAAATCTCCCATTGTAATCATTCACCAAAGAATAACGTACTTGTCCTCCAAGGCCAAGATCTGGATCTTGGGTTTCAAGCCAAGCGATGACAGTACCAACTGGCAGATCTTCCAGGACCTTCACACTGTAACTGGGTGGTATGAAAGCTGGAGAGCAGTCATTGACATCATCCAAAACAATATTTAGAGGAACAACAGAAAACTGTTGATGCCCATTCTCTGCTCTATCTCTTGCCTCTATTTTTAGTGTATAATTTGCTTTGGATTCCCTATCTAAATGGTCAGCTACATATATTATTCCAGTAGTGCTATTGATAGCAAACTGCTGTGTGTCTGTTAATATGGAATAGGTCACTTCCCCATTTTGCCCTAGATCTCTGTCTCTAGCTTCCACCTGGATAATCTCCACCCCAACACTTGTACTTTCGAAAATATTAACTGAGTAATCATCCTGCAAAAACACGGGTCTGTTATCATTTGCATCTTCTACAGTTATGGTAAGTAATCTCCATGCGGCTTTTTGAGGACTGCCTAAATCATAAATGGTGAGGTTAAGGAGGTAGAGCTCTGTTTTCTCACGATCCATGGGCATAAGGACTTTAAGCAGACCGGTCTCCATCTCAAGGTTGAAGCAGCTGTCTGTATTGCCGTCTGATATGGTATAGAGCACCTTCCCATTAAAACCAGAGTCAGCATCATAGGCCTTGATTCGAAATATGCTAGCACCGACGGGAAGGTCCTCTCTCACTGATACGTCGGAAGGAAATGATTTATCAAAATGCGGGGCCTGTCTGTTCACAGAGTAGAAATCCAAGAAGCCATCTTCTGAATTTAGTTTTACattggcttttgcctttttgAGCAACTTCTCCGCCAGCCTCTGAGCAACCCTAGTCTCTCTGCAGCTGAAGGTCTTGGAAGACACTTTTCCATGTACCACTGAAATGTTAACAAACATGGCATCGGCAAAATTCTCCCCATCAGTTGCTGTGATCCTAAGTCCAAAATTGTTGTTCTTGATGCCAGCGCTAACCAAGGACTTTTTCAGCTGAAGGACCCCAGAATCCGGATTCAAATAGAAAAAACCCAGTTCATTACCCgaaattattttgtattttacaaGCTCCAGCTCATCTATATCAATAGCAGATACAGCTGTGATGTGCCCACCAACAGGGAAGTCGGATGAAATCACTCCCTGACATGCCACCTTTTCAAACAGTGGCTTGTTATCGTTTACATTGCCTATGTATACTGTTACATTAACCTCGCTTTCGTGGCGGTAAGGCGACCCCCAGTCTGAAGCCCTAACAATAAACCTGTAGCTCTCAGGGGAAGACTCAAAATCTAATTCTTCAGAAGTGCAAATAATCCCAGTAAACTGGTTGATGGAAAACGGGAGCGAATTCAGGCTAGCAATGCTGTATGTGATATAGCCATTTTCTCCCCGGTCCTTATCAAAGGCAGAAACTGATAAAATACTAGTTCCCACTGGAACACTTTCATTCACATAGGAGCTGTACGAAGGCTGTGTAAATTCTGGGATGTGATCGTTGGCATCCTCTATCCTGACTGTTACCCGGGTCTTTAAGTCCCCTTCTTTGTTTACGACTTCTATATCATAAAATTCTTTGTCAACAATTTTTAAAGGACGTGCAGTGGTAATTAGACCTGTCAAGGGATTAATCTTAAAATAGTCTGCATCCTCACTAGGCAATAATTTATATTCTTCTCCCTGGGTTTCTGAGGTTAGCTTGACTATGGCAACAACAATTCCTGGTGGGGAGAATTCACTGATGGCTACATCATACATTTCCTTTTCAAACTTGGCAGGACTGCTTTCTCTCTTGGGACTGGCAATATGTACCAGTTTCACAGCTGAAAACTTCTGAGGAGACCCTCTGTCTTTTGCTTGGAGAGTAAGATTGTACCCATATGGAAAACTGTCCCAATCAATGGGCCTTTTATCTTTGATTTTGTACTCATTCATCCATCTCCCCTCCTTTGCCAACTGGAAATGTTCAAAGGGATCTCCAGCAACAATAGAAAGAGATTCAATCTCACCATTGGCACCTTCATCTAGGTCATCAACATTGACAACAGCATAGGTGGGTTCCTCACCCGAAGGGAAGGGAACATGAGTTACTACACTGATAGTTGGAGCATGTTCATTTATGCGCTCAATATGTATATACAGTTTGGCAGTGCTGCTTACTCCGTTGTTACCGTAGAGTTTCATCCCACGGTCCACAGCCAGAACTTCAAGGTCATACCGGTTCTTTTCATCATAGTTTAGCCGACCACTCAGCGAGATTACACCACTAGTTGGATGGACAGAGAAAAGGTCCACTTTATTCTTGAAATAATAATAGAATTCACCATTGGAACCAATATCAGCGTCCGTGGCTGTAACTTGTGCAATGCTAGTCCTTAAAGGAGTGCTTTCCGCTATTGTGACGGAGTATGTGGTGGGTGAAAATAAAGGCCGTAAGTCATTCATGTCTAAAATTTGCACATTAACTTTAGTCCATGCTTCCAAGTCTTCTCCACGGACAGAACCCTTTATGACCAATAAATAGTTGTCCTGGATTTCTCGATTCAATATGGCGGAATTCCCACCTTTAGTTCTTATCCTAAGAAAACAGAAATCAGCTATTACCACTTCCTCTGCTTTGAAAAAGCCTTCTTCATCGCCGGACACTATCCTGTATTTGATATCCCAGGAAAGGTCTGCCAAGGTAATACCCATCCTACTTTGACTGTTCAGATAAGTCCGTGCTGCAGAGTTTTCATACACAGTGGCATTGTAGAGGGAATGTGTGAAGTGGAAGCCAAATGGTGTTGTCCCTTGAAGGCCATGACAGACGGTGGCCCAAAGCTGAACAAGCAGGAAGAGGAGACTAGATGCAGGGGCCAAAGGACCTGACCAATGGCCCATATTTATCTCCATCACATCATTCTTTCATcctaagaaagggaaaagatgaGCATTGATTAGTGGGAAACCACAGAACTGTTTTAATCGtgtttataaaattaaaatgcaattgttTCACCATGCTTATAAATTGCATATAAACCTTTTCCACCATTCTGTCCCATTTGCAAAACATTCTGACATATGTCAGCAGAATACTGCACAATCTATGCCCTACAATCCAAGAGTAGGCCACTAG from the Pogona vitticeps strain Pit_001003342236 chromosome 3, PviZW2.1, whole genome shotgun sequence genome contains:
- the FAT3 gene encoding protocadherin Fat 3 isoform X7; translation: MEINMGHWSGPLAPASSLLFLLVQLWATVCHGLQGTTPFGFHFTHSLYNATVYENSAARTYLNSQSRMGITLADLSWDIKYRIVSGDEEGFFKAEEVVIADFCFLRIRTKGGNSAILNREIQDNYLLVIKGSVRGEDLEAWTKVNVQILDMNDLRPLFSPTTYSVTIAESTPLRTSIAQVTATDADIGSNGEFYYYFKNKVDLFSVHPTSGVISLSGRLNYDEKNRYDLEVLAVDRGMKLYGNNGVSSTAKLYIHIERINEHAPTISVVTHVPFPSGEEPTYAVVNVDDLDEGANGEIESLSIVAGDPFEHFQLAKEGRWMNEYKIKDKRPIDWDSFPYGYNLTLQAKDRGSPQKFSAVKLVHIASPKRESSPAKFEKEMYDVAISEFSPPGIVVAIVKLTSETQGEEYKLLPSEDADYFKINPLTGLITTARPLKIVDKEFYDIEVVNKEGDLKTRVTVRIEDANDHIPEFTQPSYSSYVNESVPVGTSILSVSAFDKDRGENGYITYSIASLNSLPFSINQFTGIICTSEELDFESSPESYRFIVRASDWGSPYRHESEVNVTVYIGNVNDNKPLFEKVACQGVISSDFPVGGHITAVSAIDIDELELVKYKIISGNELGFFYLNPDSGVLQLKKSLVSAGIKNNNFGLRITATDGENFADAMFVNISVVHGKVSSKTFSCRETRVAQRLAEKLLKKAKANVKLNSEDGFLDFYSVNRQAPHFDKSFPSDVSVREDLPVGASIFRIKAYDADSGFNGKVLYTISDGNTDSCFNLEMETGLLKVLMPMDREKTELYLLNLTIYDLGSPQKAAWRLLTITVEDANDNRPVFLQDDYSVNIFESTSVGVEIIQVEARDRDLGQNGEVTYSILTDTQQFAINSTTGIIYVADHLDRESKANYTLKIEARDRAENGHQQFSVVPLNIVLDDVNDCSPAFIPPSYSVKVLEDLPVGTVIAWLETQDPDLGLGGQVRYSLVNDYNGRFEIDKASGAIRLSKELDYEKQQFYNLTVRAKDKGRPVSLSSISFVEVEIVDVNENLYTPYFSDFAVIGSVKENSRIGTSVLQVTARDDDSGRDGEIQYSIRDGSGLGRFNIDEETGVIYTADILDRETTQSYWLTVYATDRGVVPLYTTIEVYVEVEDVNDNAPLTSEPIYYPSVLENSPKDVSVIQIQAQDPDSSTNEKLTYRITSGNPQNFFIINTKTDNIHVLPLPPFLCPPRAHRTNMSDLL